A stretch of Corallococcus macrosporus DNA encodes these proteins:
- a CDS encoding GNAT family N-acetyltransferase, with product MSPLRRATRDDNAALLDLFGDVPMTGDLVLSTQRSPDYFGLFAMQRGEAEVWAHGESSRLDGMGAIHVRDGWLEGQPCRVGYLGDLRTRFSARRSRGLARFYGPVLEETSRRHGVDVFLTAVMASNAAALQALVRRAASREAQPHYHLMRAFSAVSLQFVLRRKPRPSRYTVRRATAADVPAMASLLDADHRSRPFGYRFDTGELEHRLARWPGLRVEDSFLAFDPAGQLVGCTSAWNPDAVKRYRVLAYRGGMKWVRRGFNALATVTGAPRLPAPGGDFRYFYLSNTSIPSEDPAVLRALLDAVYAAFHGQGFHFFTVQQDAGDPLAPAFDGFLQRRLDFHLYAVTPASRPPRTFPGGRTGFEICLP from the coding sequence ATGAGCCCCCTGCGCCGTGCCACCCGGGACGACAACGCCGCGCTGCTGGACCTGTTCGGCGACGTACCCATGACCGGGGACCTGGTGCTCAGCACGCAGCGGTCGCCGGACTACTTCGGCCTCTTCGCCATGCAGCGCGGTGAAGCCGAGGTCTGGGCCCACGGTGAATCCTCCCGCCTGGATGGCATGGGCGCCATCCATGTCCGCGACGGGTGGCTGGAGGGCCAGCCCTGCCGCGTGGGCTACCTGGGGGACCTTCGCACCCGCTTCTCCGCTCGCCGCTCCCGGGGCCTGGCCCGGTTCTATGGGCCCGTCCTGGAGGAGACCTCCCGCCGCCATGGCGTGGACGTCTTCCTCACCGCCGTCATGGCCTCCAATGCCGCCGCGCTCCAGGCGCTCGTGCGCCGTGCCGCTTCCCGGGAGGCGCAGCCGCACTACCACCTGATGCGCGCGTTCTCCGCCGTGTCGCTCCAGTTCGTCCTGCGCCGCAAGCCGCGCCCCAGCCGCTACACCGTGCGCCGGGCCACCGCCGCGGACGTGCCCGCCATGGCCTCACTGCTGGACGCGGACCACCGCTCGCGCCCCTTCGGCTACCGCTTTGACACCGGGGAGCTGGAGCACCGGCTCGCGCGCTGGCCGGGCCTTCGCGTGGAGGACTCGTTCCTCGCGTTCGACCCGGCGGGACAGCTCGTCGGCTGCACCTCCGCGTGGAACCCGGACGCCGTGAAGCGCTACCGCGTGCTCGCGTACCGGGGCGGCATGAAGTGGGTGCGCCGGGGCTTCAACGCGCTCGCCACCGTCACCGGCGCGCCCCGCCTGCCCGCGCCCGGCGGCGACTTCCGCTACTTCTACCTCTCCAACACCAGCATCCCCTCGGAGGACCCTGCCGTCCTGCGCGCGCTGCTGGATGCCGTCTACGCCGCGTTCCACGGCCAGGGCTTCCACTTCTTCACCGTGCAGCAGGACGCCGGTGACCCGCTGGCCCCCGCCTTCGACGGCTTCCTCCAGCGGCGGCTGGACTTCCACCTCTACGCCGTCACGCCCGCCTCGCGCCCCCCGAGGACCTTCCCCGGGGGACGCACCGGCTTCGAAATCTGCCTGCCCTGA